The Desmonostoc muscorum LEGE 12446 genome includes a region encoding these proteins:
- a CDS encoding NAD(P)H-quinone oxidoreductase subunit 4, producing MNTATFPWLTTIILFPIAASLLIPIIPDKDGKTVRWYSLIVGLIDFALIVYAFYTGYDFSNPDLQLVESYPWVPQLDLNWSVGADGLSMPLIILTGFITTLAILAAWPVTFKPKLFYFLILAMYGGQIAVFAVQDMLLFFLVWELELVPIYFLLSIWGGKRRQYAATKFILYTAGGSLFILLSALTMGFYGDTVTFDMRSLALKDFALNFQLVLYAGFLIAYAVKLPIIPLHTWLPDAHGEATAPVHMLLAGILLKMGGYALIRMNAQMLPDAHAYFAPVLIVLGVVNIIYAALTSFAQRNLKRKIAYSSISHMGFVTIGIASFTDLGLSGAVLQMVSHGLIGASLFFLVGATYDRTHTLMLDEMGGVGKRMQKIFAMFTACSMASLALPGMSGFVAELMVFVGFATSDAYSSTFKVIVVFLMAVGVILTPIYLLSMLREIFYGQENEELVSHQALIDAEPREVFIIACLLVPIIGIGFYPKLLTQMYDATTVQLTARLRNSVPTLAQQKPELPKVSLSAPEIAN from the coding sequence ATGAATACAGCTACTTTCCCCTGGCTGACGACGATTATTCTGTTTCCGATAGCGGCGTCACTACTGATTCCCATCATCCCAGATAAAGACGGCAAGACAGTGCGCTGGTACTCCCTGATTGTGGGGCTGATAGATTTCGCACTGATTGTTTACGCTTTTTATACTGGGTACGATTTTTCCAATCCAGATTTGCAGTTGGTGGAGAGTTACCCCTGGGTACCGCAACTCGATTTGAATTGGTCGGTAGGGGCAGATGGCTTGTCCATGCCTCTGATTATTTTGACTGGATTCATTACCACGCTGGCGATTTTAGCGGCTTGGCCTGTAACCTTCAAGCCCAAGCTATTTTACTTCTTGATTCTGGCGATGTATGGCGGTCAGATTGCCGTGTTCGCCGTCCAGGATATGCTGCTATTTTTCCTGGTGTGGGAACTGGAACTGGTGCCGATATACTTTCTGCTGTCGATTTGGGGAGGCAAAAGGCGACAATACGCAGCGACTAAATTTATTTTATACACCGCCGGCGGTTCGCTGTTTATTTTGCTGTCTGCCCTGACAATGGGATTTTACGGCGATACGGTGACGTTCGACATGCGATCGCTCGCCCTCAAAGATTTCGCCCTGAATTTCCAACTTGTACTTTATGCTGGCTTCCTGATTGCCTACGCCGTCAAGTTGCCGATTATTCCCTTGCACACCTGGCTACCTGATGCCCACGGTGAAGCTACAGCACCTGTGCATATGTTATTGGCAGGTATTCTCCTGAAAATGGGCGGTTACGCTCTGATTCGGATGAATGCCCAAATGTTGCCTGATGCCCACGCTTATTTTGCCCCTGTGTTGATAGTTTTGGGGGTAGTTAACATCATCTACGCCGCGCTGACATCCTTTGCCCAGCGCAACCTGAAGCGAAAAATTGCCTACTCCTCAATTTCTCACATGGGCTTTGTCACCATTGGAATTGCTTCCTTTACCGATTTGGGATTAAGTGGAGCAGTTTTGCAAATGGTTTCTCACGGGTTAATTGGGGCGAGTTTGTTCTTTCTCGTAGGTGCAACTTATGACCGGACACACACCTTGATGTTGGATGAAATGGGTGGTGTCGGTAAGAGAATGCAGAAAATTTTCGCCATGTTCACCGCCTGTTCAATGGCATCTTTAGCGTTGCCAGGAATGAGCGGTTTCGTAGCAGAATTAATGGTATTTGTTGGTTTTGCTACTAGCGATGCTTACAGCTCTACCTTTAAAGTTATCGTAGTCTTCTTGATGGCAGTTGGGGTGATTTTAACTCCGATTTATCTGCTGTCAATGTTGCGAGAAATTTTCTACGGCCAAGAGAACGAAGAATTAGTTTCTCACCAAGCTTTGATAGATGCTGAACCCCGTGAAGTATTTATTATTGCCTGTTTGTTAGTACCAATTATTGGTATTGGTTTCTATCCGAAATTGCTCACTCAAATGTACGACGCCACAACTGTACAATTGACAGCAAGATTGCGTAATTCGGTACCGACATTAGCACAACAAAAACCAGAACTACCAAAGGTTTCTTTGAGTGCGCCGGAAATTGCTAATTAG
- a CDS encoding LysR family transcriptional regulator, translating to MSDLPFTLDQLRILKAIAVEGSFKRAADSLYVSQPAVSLQVQNLERQLDVPLFDRGGRRAQLTEAGHLLLSYGEKILSLCQETCRAIEDLQNLQGGTLIVGASQTTGTYLLPRMIGMFRQRYPDVAVQLHVHSTRRTAWSVANGQVDLAIIGGEIPGELAESLEVIPYAEDELALILPVFHPLAKLEKIQREDLYKLQFIALDSQSTIRKVIDQVLARCEIDTRRFKVEMELNSIEAIKNAVQSGLGAAFVSTSAIAKELQMGVLHSATIENVVVKRTLWLIFNPNRYRSKAAEAFSQEILPQFANPGWNQDVLTLTQKNIVLTTLDIATPTSPGED from the coding sequence ATGTCTGACCTTCCTTTCACTTTAGATCAGTTACGTATCCTCAAAGCGATCGCTGTAGAAGGGAGCTTCAAGCGCGCTGCTGATAGTCTTTATGTCTCCCAACCTGCCGTCAGCTTGCAAGTGCAAAATCTCGAACGGCAGCTCGATGTTCCTTTATTCGATCGTGGAGGACGACGCGCCCAATTAACCGAAGCTGGGCATCTACTCTTAAGCTACGGCGAAAAAATCCTCAGTTTGTGTCAGGAAACCTGCCGCGCCATTGAGGATTTGCAAAATCTCCAAGGCGGTACTTTAATTGTCGGTGCTTCTCAAACCACCGGCACTTATCTTTTGCCGAGAATGATCGGTATGTTCCGCCAAAGATATCCAGATGTGGCAGTGCAATTGCACGTCCACTCCACTCGACGCACTGCTTGGAGTGTCGCTAATGGACAAGTCGATCTTGCCATCATCGGTGGTGAGATTCCCGGTGAACTAGCAGAATCTTTGGAAGTTATTCCTTACGCTGAAGATGAACTAGCACTGATTTTACCTGTCTTTCATCCCTTAGCCAAACTTGAAAAAATCCAAAGAGAAGACCTATATAAATTACAATTCATTGCTTTAGATTCCCAATCGACAATCCGCAAAGTAATTGACCAAGTTTTAGCACGTTGTGAAATTGATACTAGGCGTTTTAAAGTTGAAATGGAACTCAATTCCATTGAAGCAATTAAAAATGCTGTGCAATCTGGCTTGGGAGCTGCATTTGTCTCCACTAGCGCCATCGCTAAGGAACTACAAATGGGCGTTCTCCATAGTGCCACCATTGAAAACGTCGTCGTCAAACGAACACTATGGCTGATTTTTAATCCCAATCGCTATAGATCCAAAGCCGCAGAAGCCTTTAGTCAAGAAATTTTGCCCCAGTTCGCTAACCCTGGATGGAACCAAGATGTGTTAACATTGACACAAAAAAACATAGTTCTAACTACATTGGATATAGCAACGCCCACCTCCCCCGGCGAAGACTAA
- a CDS encoding NnrU family protein, with the protein MMPISWLTPSHFVILGLEIVFAIAHSGGAALRPRAEKYIGPRLYRILFALVSLPLAVILIIYFFGHRYDGLQLWQVQGVPGVQEVVWVLSAISFLFLYPATFNLLEIAAIQKPEVHLYETGIIRITRHPQMVGQIIWCIAHTLWLGTTFTLVTSIGLVLHHLFGVWHGDRRLRLRYGSAFEIVKERTSIIPFKAIIDGRQSIKWQEFLRPAYLGVAIFVALLWWSHPLLLEATGTIRWEF; encoded by the coding sequence ATGATGCCGATTTCATGGTTGACACCCAGTCATTTTGTCATACTGGGGTTAGAAATAGTTTTTGCGATCGCTCACAGTGGAGGCGCTGCTTTGCGCCCAAGGGCCGAAAAATACATTGGGCCGAGGCTTTATCGTATTCTTTTTGCATTAGTCAGCCTACCATTGGCTGTAATCTTAATTATTTACTTTTTTGGGCATCGCTATGATGGTTTGCAACTTTGGCAGGTACAGGGAGTGCCGGGAGTGCAAGAAGTTGTTTGGGTACTCTCAGCAATCTCGTTTTTGTTTTTATATCCTGCTACCTTCAATCTACTAGAAATTGCTGCCATTCAAAAGCCTGAAGTTCATCTCTACGAAACAGGAATTATTCGGATTACTCGTCACCCCCAGATGGTAGGACAAATAATTTGGTGTATTGCCCACACTCTCTGGCTGGGTACTACTTTTACCCTTGTGACCTCCATTGGCTTGGTATTACATCACTTGTTTGGAGTCTGGCACGGCGATCGCCGCTTGAGGTTACGCTATGGATCAGCCTTTGAAATCGTCAAAGAGCGGACTTCAATTATTCCCTTCAAAGCAATTATTGACGGACGTCAATCTATCAAATGGCAGGAATTTCTCCGTCCTGCCTATTTAGGAGTTGCAATTTTTGTGGCTTTGCTTTGGTGGTCGCACCCTCTATTGCTGGAAGCAACTGGTACGATAAGATGGGAATTTTAA
- a CDS encoding DUF4351 domain-containing protein has protein sequence MSNINDRADFDSPWKEIIEAYFPQAMHFFFPETSALIDWERPYEFLDKEFQQIAREAEQGKRYADQLVKVWQIQGEELWLLIHVEIQAQKEDNFPKRMFTYNFRIFDRFDRPAISLAILCDSNREWRPSDYSYNYPNTRLMFEFSSIKLLDYENRFHELENSDNPFATVVMAHLKTQQTRSSPKQRKIWKFRLIRRLYDLGLEEQDIRNLYRFIDWVMILPKALENQFWQEFKQFEQERTMRYITTGERIGYERGKQEGRQEGRQELILRLLQRRVGELSPELQERIKSLSLNQLETLGEALLDFTAMEDLLNWLQTNQSA, from the coding sequence ATGAGCAATATTAACGATCGCGCTGATTTTGATAGTCCTTGGAAAGAAATTATAGAAGCTTATTTCCCCCAAGCAATGCATTTCTTTTTTCCCGAAACTTCTGCATTAATTGATTGGGAACGTCCCTATGAATTTCTCGATAAAGAATTTCAACAAATAGCTCGTGAAGCTGAACAGGGGAAGCGATATGCCGATCAATTGGTCAAAGTTTGGCAAATTCAAGGGGAAGAACTTTGGTTATTAATCCATGTAGAAATTCAGGCACAAAAAGAAGATAATTTTCCCAAGCGGATGTTTACCTACAACTTTCGCATATTTGACCGCTTTGATCGACCAGCAATTAGCCTTGCAATTCTCTGCGATTCAAACCGCGAATGGCGACCAAGCGATTACAGTTACAATTATCCCAATACTCGCTTAATGTTTGAATTTAGCAGTATTAAACTTTTGGATTACGAAAATCGTTTTCACGAGTTAGAAAATAGCGATAATCCATTTGCAACTGTCGTTATGGCGCATTTGAAAACGCAGCAGACACGCTCATCACCTAAACAACGCAAAATATGGAAATTTAGATTAATTCGCAGACTATATGATTTGGGCTTAGAAGAGCAGGATATTCGTAATCTGTATCGATTTATCGATTGGGTTATGATATTACCAAAGGCATTGGAAAATCAGTTTTGGCAAGAGTTTAAGCAATTTGAGCAGGAGCGCACTATGAGATATATAACTACAGGTGAGCGCATCGGCTACGAGCGCGGAAAACAAGAAGGTAGACAAGAAGGTAGACAAGAGCTTATTTTAAGGTTACTACAAAGACGAGTGGGAGAATTATCACCAGAATTGCAAGAGCGCATCAAATCTCTGTCTTTAAATCAATTAGAAACTCTTGGTGAAGCTTTGTTAGATTTTACTGCTATGGAAGATTTACTTAACTGGTTGCAAACAAATCAATCAGCTTAA
- a CDS encoding thioredoxin family protein translates to MVLSVSERTFTQEVLESPIPVLVNFEAPWCGLCRIIHPLLLQFQAQCGEEIKLVVVNADQNFKLSTTYKLKSLPTLLLIENGSIRHRLEGFRGREDLRLALEDIKVSYSSCPKIYKGSKTVDLECRSA, encoded by the coding sequence ATGGTGTTGTCGGTTAGTGAGCGGACATTTACTCAAGAAGTTTTAGAATCTCCAATTCCTGTTTTAGTTAATTTTGAAGCCCCTTGGTGTGGGTTGTGTCGGATTATCCACCCACTTTTGTTGCAATTTCAAGCCCAATGCGGCGAAGAAATTAAATTGGTCGTGGTTAACGCCGATCAAAATTTTAAATTGTCTACTACTTATAAGCTCAAGTCACTGCCCACTCTACTATTGATTGAAAATGGCAGCATTCGGCATCGCTTGGAAGGTTTTCGTGGTAGAGAAGATTTACGCCTAGCTTTAGAAGATATCAAAGTCAGCTACAGCAGTTGCCCTAAAATCTACAAGGGTTCCAAAACGGTTGACTTGGAGTGTCGGTCAGCTTGA
- a CDS encoding NAD(P)H-quinone oxidoreductase subunit 5, with translation MEVIYQYAWLIPVLPLFGAMLVGLGLISLNQVTNSLRQLNAVLIISLMGAAMVLSFALLWSQVQGHPTYTHTLEWAAAGNFHLNMGYTVDHLTALMLVIVTTVACLVMVYTDGYMAHDPGYVRFYAYLSLFGSSMLGLVLSPNLVQIYIFWELVGMCSYLLVGFWYDRKSAADAAQKAFVTNRVGDFGLLLGILGLFWATGSFDFNIMGDRLAQLVETGSISNFLAVLFAILVFLGPVAKSAQFPLHVWLPDAMEGPTPISALIHAATMVAAGVFLVARMYPVFEHVPAAMNVIAFTGAFTAFLGASIAITQNDIKKGLAYSTISQLGYMVMAMGIGSYSAGLFHLMTHAYFKAMLFLGSGSVIHGMEGVVGHDPALAQDMRVMGGLRKYMPVTATTFLIGCLAISGIPPFAGFWSKDEILGQAFQANPFLWLIGWLTAGITAFYMFRMYFMTFEGKFRGNDDKIKEKLKKAATIVLELESEQPVPNFGPGAMKKGELAATGGHHDSHDSHDSHGHHSDSPHESPWTMTLPLAVLAVPSILIGLVGTPFANYFEEFVFPPTETLSEVLEKAAEFDPTEFYIMAGASVAISVVGITLALLMYLRGKIDPAAIAAKIKPLYELSLNKWYFDDIYHRVFVLGLRRVARQVMEVDFRVVDGAVNLTGFFTLVSGEGLKYLENGRAQFYALIVFGAVLGLVIVFGVT, from the coding sequence ATGGAAGTAATCTATCAGTATGCCTGGCTGATTCCAGTGTTACCTCTTTTCGGGGCAATGCTGGTCGGTCTAGGGTTAATCTCGTTGAATCAGGTGACAAACAGCCTGCGGCAGTTGAACGCTGTACTAATTATCTCCCTAATGGGAGCAGCTATGGTGCTGTCGTTTGCCTTGTTGTGGAGTCAAGTTCAAGGACATCCGACTTATACCCATACCCTGGAGTGGGCTGCGGCAGGTAATTTTCACCTGAACATGGGCTACACTGTTGACCACCTGACAGCCCTAATGCTGGTGATTGTCACAACAGTAGCCTGCTTGGTCATGGTTTATACCGATGGCTACATGGCTCACGATCCCGGTTACGTGCGGTTTTATGCTTATCTCAGTTTATTTGGCTCTTCAATGTTAGGTTTGGTGCTTAGCCCCAACCTAGTACAGATTTATATATTCTGGGAACTTGTCGGGATGTGTTCCTACTTGCTGGTCGGCTTTTGGTACGATCGCAAGTCAGCAGCAGATGCCGCTCAAAAAGCATTCGTAACCAACCGCGTGGGCGACTTTGGTCTTTTGTTGGGAATTTTAGGGCTGTTCTGGGCAACGGGAAGCTTTGATTTTAACATTATGGGCGATCGCCTCGCCCAACTCGTGGAAACAGGTTCTATCAGCAATTTTCTCGCTGTCCTGTTTGCGATTTTAGTTTTCCTGGGTCCAGTGGCGAAATCGGCCCAATTTCCTCTGCACGTCTGGCTACCAGATGCAATGGAAGGACCCACCCCCATTTCTGCCTTGATTCACGCGGCAACAATGGTGGCAGCAGGTGTTTTCCTGGTAGCCCGGATGTATCCAGTATTTGAACATGTCCCAGCAGCAATGAACGTTATTGCTTTTACTGGGGCATTTACGGCGTTTTTGGGGGCAAGCATTGCCATTACCCAAAACGACATCAAAAAGGGCTTGGCTTATTCCACCATTTCCCAACTCGGTTACATGGTGATGGCAATGGGAATAGGTTCCTACAGTGCTGGACTATTCCACCTGATGACCCATGCCTATTTCAAAGCGATGCTGTTCTTGGGTTCAGGTTCCGTAATTCACGGTATGGAAGGTGTCGTCGGTCACGACCCAGCCTTAGCCCAAGATATGCGGGTGATGGGAGGACTGCGGAAGTATATGCCAGTCACAGCAACTACCTTTTTGATTGGTTGCTTGGCAATTTCTGGTATCCCCCCCTTCGCTGGGTTCTGGTCAAAAGATGAAATTCTGGGGCAAGCTTTTCAAGCTAACCCATTCCTCTGGTTAATTGGCTGGTTAACCGCCGGGATTACTGCTTTCTACATGTTTAGAATGTACTTCATGACATTTGAAGGCAAATTCCGGGGGAATGACGACAAAATCAAGGAAAAACTCAAGAAGGCAGCGACAATCGTCCTGGAATTAGAGTCAGAACAACCAGTGCCGAATTTTGGCCCTGGGGCAATGAAAAAAGGAGAATTGGCGGCAACTGGTGGCCATCATGATTCCCATGACTCCCATGACTCCCACGGACATCACAGCGACTCTCCTCACGAGTCGCCGTGGACAATGACTCTGCCTTTAGCAGTTTTGGCAGTACCTTCGATTTTGATTGGTTTGGTAGGAACTCCCTTTGCCAATTACTTCGAGGAATTTGTCTTTCCACCCACTGAAACCCTCTCGGAAGTTTTAGAAAAAGCTGCCGAGTTCGACCCGACAGAGTTTTATATTATGGCGGGTGCTTCAGTGGCAATTTCCGTGGTTGGCATTACCTTGGCTTTGTTGATGTACTTGCGGGGTAAAATTGACCCGGCTGCGATCGCTGCTAAAATCAAACCACTTTACGAGTTATCGCTCAACAAGTGGTACTTTGATGACATTTACCATCGGGTTTTTGTCTTGGGCTTGCGTCGCGTAGCTAGACAAGTTATGGAAGTTGACTTCCGCGTTGTCGATGGTGCCGTTAACCTCACGGGCTTTTTCACCCTCGTCAGCGGCGAAGGTCTGAAATATCTAGAAAACGGTCGCGCTCAATTTTATGCCTTGATTGTCTTTGGGGCGGTTTTGGGCTTAGTGATTGTCTTTGGTGTTACCTGA
- a CDS encoding serine/threonine-protein kinase, whose amino-acid sequence MEVYCTRPRCPRPQNYFPDLDDITTLKTTQQKYCTSCGMPLLLDGRYVTMKLLGRGGFGAAFLARDRRIPGMRQCVVKQFQPAGNLTSTQLHQAQIMFEREAEVLAQIGNEHEQIPDLFAFFPVIVNSLQSGQQDQFFYLVQEYIDGQNLEEELTQQGKFSEQQVLEVLQEILKVLKFVHEKGIIHRDIKPSNIMRRRDGKLFLLDFGAVKQVANVASGAASSTGIYSMGFAPPEQMTGGQVFPSTDLYALAVTVITLLTDKEATQLFDAYSNQWKWRMEVNVNPRLASILDNMLLPAANQRFQSAQEVLDALNSPPLAATQINSRSVTLPPQSSQSSSSPVRRSSATKPTFSTLELLGGAAFSGFEGALIAIALFSLVKSPIITLTVASLILGILIFAQTRRWIEKFDLLIIPTITFAIIFFLPFLQGSLDIQSVVVLAVAASLVAISLTAVFRLIYKLLSLIL is encoded by the coding sequence ATGGAAGTTTACTGTACTCGCCCACGTTGCCCACGCCCACAAAACTATTTTCCCGATTTAGATGATATTACAACCCTGAAGACAACGCAGCAAAAGTACTGTACGAGTTGTGGTATGCCACTGTTACTTGATGGTAGATATGTAACCATGAAGTTGTTAGGAAGAGGTGGATTTGGAGCAGCATTTTTGGCACGCGATCGCCGAATTCCCGGAATGCGTCAATGCGTAGTAAAACAGTTTCAACCAGCGGGAAATTTAACCTCGACTCAATTGCACCAAGCACAGATAATGTTTGAGAGAGAGGCAGAAGTTTTAGCCCAAATAGGCAACGAACACGAGCAAATTCCTGACTTATTTGCCTTTTTTCCAGTGATAGTTAATAGCTTGCAATCAGGACAGCAAGACCAATTTTTTTACTTAGTACAAGAATATATTGATGGGCAAAATCTAGAAGAAGAATTAACTCAACAGGGAAAATTTTCTGAACAACAAGTTTTGGAAGTGTTGCAAGAAATTTTGAAGGTACTCAAGTTTGTCCATGAAAAAGGCATCATCCACAGAGACATCAAACCTTCTAACATCATGCGTCGTCGTGATGGGAAACTCTTTCTTCTAGATTTTGGCGCAGTCAAACAAGTAGCAAATGTTGCATCAGGTGCAGCTTCTTCCACAGGAATTTATTCTATGGGATTTGCACCACCAGAACAAATGACTGGAGGTCAAGTATTTCCATCTACGGACTTATACGCCTTGGCTGTAACAGTGATTACTTTATTGACGGATAAAGAAGCAACTCAATTGTTTGATGCCTACAGCAACCAGTGGAAATGGCGAATGGAAGTAAATGTCAACCCTCGCCTTGCTAGCATTTTAGACAACATGCTTCTACCTGCTGCAAATCAACGTTTCCAATCAGCCCAAGAAGTCCTAGATGCACTTAACTCACCGCCTCTAGCCGCGACACAAATTAATTCACGCTCTGTAACACTTCCCCCACAATCATCTCAAAGTTCTAGTTCTCCTGTTCGTCGTAGTTCAGCAACTAAACCAACGTTTTCGACATTGGAATTATTGGGTGGAGCAGCTTTCAGTGGATTTGAGGGTGCATTAATAGCGATCGCCCTCTTCAGTCTAGTAAAATCACCAATCATCACTTTAACTGTTGCATCCCTAATTTTGGGGATACTCATATTTGCTCAAACCAGACGGTGGATTGAAAAGTTCGATTTATTAATTATTCCGACAATTACTTTTGCTATTATTTTTTTTCTACCCTTTTTACAAGGAAGTCTTGATATTCAATCAGTAGTTGTTTTAGCAGTTGCAGCTAGTTTAGTAGCTATTTCGCTAACAGCCGTATTTCGACTTATTTATAAATTACTATCTCTCATACTTTAA
- a CDS encoding type II toxin-antitoxin system HicB family antitoxin, protein MVKKKYIYWQDDDMWLGYLEEYPDYWTQGETEEELRENLLDIYSELTSGTIQNFRRVAELEVS, encoded by the coding sequence ATGGTAAAGAAGAAATACATTTACTGGCAAGATGATGATATGTGGTTAGGTTATCTCGAAGAATATCCTGATTATTGGACTCAGGGTGAAACTGAAGAGGAGCTAAGAGAAAATCTACTCGATATTTACAGTGAATTAACAAGTGGAACTATCCAAAATTTTCGCAGAGTTGCAGAACTTGAAGTCTCATGA
- a CDS encoding type II toxin-antitoxin system HicA family toxin, translated as MGCIFVRHGGKHDWYQNPITKISQAVPRHREIKEQLAKHIIKMLSDEAG; from the coding sequence ATGGGTTGTATTTTCGTTCGTCATGGTGGCAAACATGATTGGTATCAGAATCCAATAACAAAAATTTCTCAAGCCGTTCCCAGACATAGAGAAATCAAGGAGCAACTTGCCAAACATATTATTAAAATGCTTAGCGATGAAGCAGGCTAA